A stretch of DNA from Odontesthes bonariensis isolate fOdoBon6 chromosome 5, fOdoBon6.hap1, whole genome shotgun sequence:
TCCCCTCCATTGGCggaaaacactgaaaacagtCAAGCCCTGGATTTAATGAGTTCATTAATTCAAGTAAAGAAGATATGTACTTCCATCAACTTCCATCTTTTTGGAGGCTGCTGAAGCTGTTGCCATTTTGCAAAGAAAACTAACGTGCTCTGTTTGTTGTGGTCACACTCACCAAACAGCCCGGGCGGCGTGCGCGTTAAGATTCCAGTTACGTGTTTTTTGTTCCGGCCTTGTGGCAAAGCATCgactttaatttaattatttatttttttaagcatcAACGTTAATTAATCAAGGCTGTTAATTAATTAGGCTGTGGGACTCTGGGTTGTTTCAGCTCTTCTCAAGCCTGGTTTTTAAGAGTCCTAGGCTCTAACCTAGGTGGCGTTGTCGGTGTCTTTTAATGGTTTCAGTTTTAAGAGTTCTAGGCTCTAACCTAGGTGGCGTTGTCGGCGTCTTTTAATGGTTTCGGCTTTAAGAGTCCAAGGCTCTAACCGAGATGGCGTTGTCGGCGTCTTTTAATGGTTTCGGCTTTAAGAGTCCAAGGCTCTAACCGAGATGGCGTTGTCAGCGTCTTTTAATGGTTTCATCTTTGTTATTCAGTAGTTTAAAAGTAGATAGGTATTATTCTTTTTAGTATGCATAGCTTTTAATAGTGCCAACAACCCGTGTTGTGGAATATTGCATTATGTGTTGGTTCATACCTCGTCTCTCCCCCTGTTGCACAGAGCCCTGACGCTGAAAACAGCAAGACTGATGCAGACGCACAGCTGGAGGACGGCCAGAATGATCAAAGTGATGTCTACGCCTCTCAACAGCTTCTGACAGACGGAAaggagagaaacaaacaaagagtTCGACTTGACTCAAAGAGGATTTAACCTGAACACTCGCAGGTTTGATTTGTATGTGTAATAAAACAAACGTTACCCTTTCAAAGCGTACTCACCTGAGCTAAATACGCCACGTATGTGCAGTTCTTGTCGGTATTGTGAGCTGCGTTGTTGCCGCACATCCAGATGACCGAGAAATTTGCCAGATGTAAAGCATACAGGACAATGCCAACAATGGAGAAAATGGATCCAACTATGTTCACAAACGCAGCAAAGGCCCTCTGAGAAGAGAGATGCCGTTATTCATGTGACGGTACTGACGCCACTCTGAGGATTTCTCTTCAGCTTTAGTGTTCACTTACCGAGCAGACCAAGGGGAACATGTCGGCGAGAACTGACACGACTCCAGCTGCGATGAACTGAAGGGAGGACAACAAATTGCTcatcaaaatgaaaacattaacGGCTAGCTTCTTAACTACAAAAGCACATCTATTACATCTAttgaggcaaaaatagcgccaagcgatgtgaggtctgactttttctggatggacgatttagtgatgcaaatgtattattttcgggaccctagcaaactagcggactaccttcgtcaacgccaaaacgaggctggaactctgctcataggacgcagcagggggtaagaaaatgttcataaaagatgttgctgatatgggatgtcatacagcttcatggcaaaagaggcgaactatccctttaaaaagaaatgctgTGTGACGGTACCCTGGGTGTTAAACTGACCACTACTGACCGAGCATCGGAGTGCGATGAGTCGGAAGTGAGAAAAGGTGTAAACTTTTACCAAAGCGCCCAGCCAGTAAGGATACGTGCCGGTTCGTTCTGGACCGAGTCCCACGTTGAACACGCCCACCATGATCTGCACAGTCTGTAAAAGTTTCAGAAACGGTGAGACCACAGCCTGTTTTTATCTGAACAAAGAAACATTTCGGTGACTCGGATTCCTCTCACCCCAAGAGCTCTGATTACGCTGCTTCCCGTCGTCGCTTTGTTCACCGAGCAGcaaagctttttctcagtcaCCACGGTAACCGAAGTTACCCCCTTGTCTCCAACAAAGGGGGCGGACATCTTTCACACCTGCGACAGATAACTGAGATTTTTAGGAGGGATGAATTGAAGGTTTTTTAAAATTCAGTCAGAGTAGAAAACTGTTGGGTTAAAGCAAACAAATCAGCCATCAAACCAAATCACATCAAGCATCAGTCGTACTCTAACACCACCCAGAAGGTAGAGAATCTTCTGTCAGACAAAGCCCACATGTGCAGTTTTCTTATTGATCACATTTGAGTCTTGATGCCTGAACTCGGCCTCAGATCCATCCATTAATCTCCTTTCTGGGG
This window harbors:
- the LOC142380438 gene encoding membrane-spanning 4-domains subfamily A member 12-like, which encodes MSAPFVGDKGVTSVTVVTEKKLCCSVNKATTGSSVIRALGTVQIMVGVFNVGLGPERTGTYPYWLGALFIAAGVVSVLADMFPLVCSRAFAAFVNIVGSIFSIVGIVLYALHLANFSVIWMCGNNAAHNTDKNCTYVAYLAQKLLRGVDITLIILAVLQLCVCISLAVFSVRALCNRGRDEGVREAEIYQPLVKEVIITSPEA